From the genome of Mucispirillum schaedleri ASF457:
GGCATAACATTTTCTTCCAAAATAGCCACAATATTAAATGCACCTGATGAAGTAAAATTGTATGCATCAGCATTAATAAAAATATATTTTCTTGGTATTATATTTCATATAACATTAATTAATATGAATGGTGTATTAAGGTCATGCAAGCGTGTAACTGTGACTATGGGAGTAATGATATTTGCTGCTGTATTAAATGTTATATTACTGCTTTATTTTTATAATTTTACAGATTTAGGATTTAAAGGAATAGCAGTTTCCACTACTATAAGCATAACATCTGCATCTATTATTAATATGGTTATAATATATAGAATAATTAAGAAAACATATACTTTTTCATTTCCTGTTTTAAAGCAGATATTATCTATTGGCTGGCCTGGTGGTATAGTATCTCTCAGTTGGCAGTTTGGCGGCACTGCTCTTTATGCAATTTTGGGTATGCTTTCATATAATTCTGTTGAGATTATGGCAGCTTATGCAACAGGGCTTAGGATAGAAAGTGCTATTTTTATGCCAGCTTTTGCATTTAATATGGCAAATGCTGTAATTGTTGGCAATTTAATGGGTGAGAAAAAATTTGATGAAGCATATAAAAGCGGCTTTACAACTGCATTTATTTCTATAGGAGTTATAACTATAATGATAGCTGTTGTGCTGCTTAATGCCCGCTCTATTGCAGAGTTTTTAGAGCCTAACCCACTTGTTGTGGACGAAATTATTAAATATATTTATATTTGTATGATTGCAGAGCCATTTATTGCATTAAACCTTGCTATGACTGGTGCATTAAATGGGGCAGGTGATACGAAAGCCACAATGTTTTATGCAATATTAAATGTATGGGTTTTAAGGCTGCCCCTTGCATATATTTTTGGTATAGCATTAGGGTTTCATGC
Proteins encoded in this window:
- a CDS encoding MATE family efflux transporter → MMLQENKSFVKRKIVYPVKKLMPLMKESWKMSWPIIVMMVFEFIMSMTDIYIAGRFGKDVKAATGLASQVYSFFIMTGHALTIGAVSVLSRVFTSKDKEKFRSAVFTSVLSAFLFGIVICIIGITFSSKIATILNAPDEVKLYASALIKIYFLGIIFHITLINMNGVLRSCKRVTVTMGVMIFAAVLNVILLLYFYNFTDLGFKGIAVSTTISITSASIINMVIIYRIIKKTYTFSFPVLKQILSIGWPGGIVSLSWQFGGTALYAILGMLSYNSVEIMAAYATGLRIESAIFMPAFAFNMANAVIVGNLMGEKKFDEAYKSGFTTAFISIGVITIMIAVVLLNARSIAEFLEPNPLVVDEIIKYIYICMIAEPFIALNLAMTGALNGAGDTKATMFYAILNVWVLRLPLAYIFGIALGFHAAGIWWALNSGFFLHSALSTRRFISKKWQKIEIGK